The Tenrec ecaudatus isolate mTenEca1 chromosome 14, mTenEca1.hap1, whole genome shotgun sequence genome contains a region encoding:
- the ACYP1 gene encoding acylphosphatase-1, with protein sequence MAEGDTLISVDYEIFGKVQGVFFRKYTQAEGRKLGLVGWVQNTDRGTVQGQMQGPTSKVRPMQEWLKTRGSPKSHIDRANFKNEKVIPKLDYSDFQIVNEFFWAK encoded by the exons ATGGCAGAAGGGGACACCCTGATATCTGTGGATTATGAAATTTTTGGGAAGGTGCAAGGGGTGTTTTTCCGCAAGTACACCCAG GCTGAGGGCAGAAAGCTGGGACTGGTCGGCTGGGTCCAGAACACTGACCGGGGCACAGTGCAAGGACAAATGCAAGGTCCCACATCCAAAGTCCGTCCTATGCAGGAATGGCTTAAGacaagaggaagtcccaaatcgcACATCGACAGAGCAAACTTCAAGAATGAGAAAGTCATTCCAAAACTGGACTACTCAGACTTCCAAATTGTGAA tgaattCTTTTGGGCAAAATAA